A window of the Bacteriovorax sp. PP10 genome harbors these coding sequences:
- a CDS encoding outer membrane beta-barrel protein, producing MKKLLLISAILPMSVFAVDTKDRLSITPIIGLERVQKFQPTTSMKTRAIYGVTVIYKFPISALETEYTHAQDTSSDSVNNTEYKDSEDKLRLGLRGSFTMTNFMSSYLRGGAQYRKNKTTKTVNATTTTEDTQSKVQPYVGTGVSLSLGRFLSVSANILVTYTPTDDPNLKDYELQPSLGLNLKF from the coding sequence ATGAAAAAGTTATTATTAATTTCTGCGATTTTACCAATGAGTGTTTTTGCTGTTGATACAAAAGACCGCTTGAGCATTACACCAATCATCGGATTAGAGCGTGTTCAGAAATTTCAACCTACAACTTCTATGAAGACTCGTGCCATTTATGGTGTGACTGTTATTTATAAATTTCCTATCAGTGCACTTGAGACTGAATACACTCATGCTCAGGATACGAGCTCTGATAGCGTTAATAATACTGAATATAAAGACAGTGAAGATAAACTGCGTTTAGGTTTACGTGGATCTTTTACGATGACCAATTTTATGAGTTCATATCTTCGTGGAGGAGCTCAGTATAGAAAAAATAAAACGACTAAGACGGTGAACGCGACGACGACAACTGAAGATACTCAAAGTAAGGTTCAGCCCTATGTCGGAACAGGTGTGAGTTTAAGTTTAGGAAGATTTCTGTCAGTGTCTGCCAACATTCTTGTGACTTACACACCAACAGATGATCCTAATTTAAAAGATTATGAACTTCAGCCTTCTTTAGGATTGAATCTAAAATTCTAA
- a CDS encoding DUF309 domain-containing protein → MSQFDQSHLEVIEQGILLFNVQKYWECHEDLEHHWLEEPGPLRNVYWAVIQVAAAMIHFRESNLVGARGLIYKAKQKFDRCEQFNVESDLLRSELSWTELKALVRAVPAEPVLSDFEKLYAFRFKDPSLWTWKLKNS, encoded by the coding sequence ATGAGTCAATTTGATCAGTCCCATTTGGAAGTTATAGAGCAGGGGATCCTTCTCTTTAATGTCCAGAAATACTGGGAATGTCACGAAGACTTAGAGCACCATTGGCTGGAAGAGCCGGGACCCTTACGAAATGTATATTGGGCAGTGATTCAAGTGGCCGCAGCGATGATTCATTTTCGCGAAAGTAACCTCGTGGGTGCCCGTGGTCTGATCTATAAAGCAAAACAAAAATTCGATCGTTGTGAGCAATTCAATGTTGAAAGTGATCTTCTGCGCTCCGAGCTTTCATGGACAGAATTGAAGGCGCTAGTGAGAGCTGTTCCCGCTGAGCCCGTATTAAGTGATTTTGAAAAATTATATGCGTTTCGTTTTAAGGACCCAAGTTTATGGACATGGAAGTTAAAAAACTCTTAG
- a CDS encoding twin-arginine translocase TatA/TatE family subunit, which translates to MGIGFTEALLIAGVAILFFGGKKLPELGKGMGEAIKNFKQGMRESQEEEIKKDA; encoded by the coding sequence ATGGGAATCGGTTTTACAGAAGCTCTTCTTATCGCTGGTGTAGCAATCTTGTTTTTCGGTGGTAAAAAACTTCCCGAGCTTGGTAAAGGCATGGGAGAGGCCATCAAAAATTTCAAGCAAGGGATGCGTGAATCCCAGGAAGAAGAGATTAAAAAGGATGCTTAG
- a CDS encoding glycosyltransferase family 9 protein has translation MDMEVKKLLVKFPRVKEDVMQCLPFIVTLSEEFPKAEINIIVEEGCSLILTFLPFKVKVFERPATKLSLIETHHYCANMHDIFNIDLFLDLEGSLNSAFMGFNFRAKERVGFEIKWNKYLLTKKFPEPTNLSVEKKAMRLLELFLGKDLKDVRIAKNRETGQPISNIEKLFQEPEPPKFIMIMLDNFANVSKQIDTWKYFFDSFQKQKFVIWSLEDEDVISDLFASIDLGHNDLFMQRGSNIKEMIYLFTKVKGVIVNNIWAEGLCNYVAVDTLSFFDKKDKWPSYDFFKYRPQRILFTHEAPIKYFVMDEVREMYEMNQVVDQIHLNFKL, from the coding sequence ATGGACATGGAAGTTAAAAAACTCTTAGTTAAATTCCCTAGAGTCAAAGAAGATGTGATGCAGTGTCTGCCTTTCATCGTCACTCTGAGTGAAGAATTTCCCAAAGCGGAAATCAATATTATTGTCGAAGAGGGCTGCTCTTTGATTTTAACTTTTTTACCTTTCAAGGTGAAAGTGTTCGAGCGCCCTGCAACCAAACTTAGTTTAATTGAAACTCATCACTACTGTGCGAATATGCACGATATTTTTAACATAGATTTATTTTTAGATTTAGAAGGCTCGCTTAATTCTGCTTTTATGGGATTTAACTTCAGAGCAAAAGAACGAGTTGGTTTTGAAATTAAGTGGAATAAATACCTACTTACGAAAAAATTTCCAGAGCCAACGAATCTTTCAGTGGAAAAGAAAGCGATGAGACTTTTAGAACTTTTTTTAGGCAAAGACCTAAAAGATGTTCGTATCGCAAAAAATAGAGAAACAGGACAGCCCATTTCAAATATTGAAAAACTTTTCCAAGAACCAGAGCCACCAAAATTTATCATGATTATGTTGGATAATTTCGCCAACGTTTCAAAGCAAATTGATACATGGAAATACTTCTTCGATAGTTTCCAGAAACAAAAATTCGTTATCTGGAGCTTAGAAGACGAAGACGTTATTTCTGATTTGTTCGCTAGCATTGACTTAGGTCACAATGATTTATTCATGCAGCGAGGATCGAATATCAAAGAGATGATTTATCTTTTTACAAAAGTAAAAGGAGTGATCGTGAATAACATATGGGCCGAAGGTCTATGCAACTATGTTGCAGTAGACACTTTGTCTTTCTTTGATAAAAAAGACAAATGGCCGAGTTACGATTTTTTTAAATACCGCCCACAAAGAATACTCTTCACACATGAAGCACCAATAAAATACTTTGTCATGGATGAAGTAAGAGAGATGTATGAGATGAATCAGGTCGTCGATCAGATCCACCTCAACTTTAAGTTATAG